From Antennarius striatus isolate MH-2024 chromosome 9, ASM4005453v1, whole genome shotgun sequence, one genomic window encodes:
- the LOC137601765 gene encoding junctional adhesion molecule A-like isoform X2 → MWVDGGAAQSCWLLLTLSLKGVLAGDWSVRLPSSPICAVVGSSVVLPCSYDYPQSSNGSKEEGQHSPQGGEGQYKVLSEMWCLEDSRCITPRYVFHSSGILLDPSYNNRVQFLGQPGTKNCSLRLSDVRQSDSGAYVFYLITSHPTQKMPEQRGVQLLVADSSTAVTVLSSPPRGITEGGPLRLACCGPAVGPQARFRWYKTTSLSSAHTGRVWSIREVTSDESGSYYCQVETGDEVHNSTLLHVDVEYPPRDTVVSVSPPGDLQDDLPVTLTCSSDANPAVHTYLWYQGAACLPTEDKSFHSARQSLAAPTGGDLTLSSANISTAEDGPHCCVARNIHGSQTSSMTLRNTRGNTFVIIGVTIGVLLAITAIVAFLMIRRRKPSTHHSYVLTATSATAP, encoded by the exons ATGTGGGTGGATGGAGGAGCTGCACAGAGCTGCTGGCTGCTGCTCACACTGTCTCTGAAAG GTGTGCTGGCTGGTGACTGGTCAGTTCGTCTCCCCTCCAGTCCTATCTGTGCTGTGGTTGGTTCCTCAGTGGTTCTGCCTTGTTCTTATGACTACCCTCAAAGTTCTAATGGAAGCAAGGAAGAGGGCCAGCACTCTCCTCAA GGAGGAGAGGGCCAGTATAAAGTGTTGTCTGAGATGTGGTGTCTTGAAGACAGCCGCTGTATCACACCAAG ATATGTCTTCCACAGCTCTGGTATCCTCCTGGACCCATCCTATAACAACCGGGTGCAGTTCTTGGGGCAACCGGGAACAAAGAACTGTTCTCTGAGGCTTTCAGACGtgagacagtcagacagtggGGCGTATGTTTTCTACCTCATCACTAGTCACCCCACACAGAAGATGCCTGAGCAGAGAGGTGTGCAGCTGCTAGTGGCAG ACTCGTCCACGGCAGTCACCGTATTATCGAGTCCCCCAAGAGGAATAACAGAGGGGGGGCCCTTACGTCTGGCCTGCTGCGGCCCTGCAGTCGGTCCACAGGCCCGTTTCAGATGGTACAAGACCACCAGCCTGAGTTCAGCTCACACAGGACGGGTGTGGAGCATCAGGGAGGTCACATCTGATGAGTCTGGCAGCTACTACTGTCAGGTAGAGACCGGAGACGAGGTCCACAACTCTACTCTGCTGCATGTTGATGTCGAGT ACCCCCCTCGAGACACAGTGGTCTCAGTCTCTCCTCCTGGAGACCTGCAGGACGACCTTCCTGTGACTCTGACCTGCAGCAGCGATGCTAACCCAGCTGTTCACACCTACTTGTGGTACCAGGGTGCAGCATGTCTCCCTACAGAAGACAAAAGCTTTCACTCAGCAAGACAATCTCTGGCTGCACCCACAGGAGGAGACCTGACACTCAGCAGTGCTAACATCAGCACCGCTGAGGACGGACCGCATTGCTGTGTAGCACGAAACATTCACGGGTCACAGACCTCCAGCATGACGCTCAGAAATACCAGAG GAAACACGTTTGTGATTATTGGAGTGACTATCGGTGTTCTTCTGGCAATTACAGCCATCGTGGCTTTTCTCATGATAAG GAGACGGAAGCCGTCCACACACCACTCCTATGTCCTCACTGCTACTAGTGCTACAGCACCTTGA
- the si:dkey-33i11.1 gene encoding uncharacterized protein si:dkey-33i11.1, producing MISKNMHKVDVESGEVTNTRPSVTADTSFCESAQQTFPVRKGKMSDIPEEPEDLSDSSHPSIVPLKDAPPITKHEGHNHAPSSVLYTTWSNADQVQIHNLPTGGNKMPKESYKPVYTILHQSHH from the exons ATGATCAG TAAGAACATGCACAAAGTAGACGTGGAGTCAGGAGAAGTAACAAACACG CGCCCGTCAGTGACAGCTGACACCTCGTTCTGTGAGTCAGCCCAGCAGACCTTCCCCGTGAGAAAGGGCAAGATGTCCGACATACCG GAAGAGCCAGAGGACTTGAGTGACAGCTCTCACCCTTCCATTGTTCCTCTAAAGGATGCTCCACCAATCACCAAACATGAGGGTCACAACCATGCCCCCAGCTCCGTCCTTTATACCACCTGGTCAAA TGCAGACCAGGTGCAGATCCATAACCTGCCAACAGGTGGTAACAAAATGCCAAAGGAGTCCTATAAACCTGTTTACACAATTCTGCACCAGAGCCACCACTGA
- the hpn gene encoding serine protease hepsin isoform X2 — protein sequence MYAEKVVTEGKMGSRGISLTCVLTPCRVIGVCVMLMTLGAIGAAVWTVVTYCTMEEDTGLYDVQVNSADQHLRVYDSAQRRWRQVCSSSANELLASISCEEVGFISVVNYSVTSVPEASGDGGEFFCVRQEELSYGKKIKDSLFPCDCESREILTLLCQDCGRRSFAADRIVGGVDARQGSWPWQVSLQYDGVHQCGGSIISNRWIVSAAHCFPERYRFVNRWRVLLGSIYNKPVNANVAEVKTIVYHSSYLPFVDANIDDNSRDIAVLALSQPLTFSEYIQPVCLPAYGQRLIDGQMGTVTGWGNVGYYGHLADVLQEATIPIISDTVCNAPDYYDNQITTSMFCAGFEKGGTDACQLCVLSGRQRGSFRGR from the exons atgTATGCTGAGAAGGTAGTGACGGAGGGGAAGATGG gGAGCAGGGGAATCTCTCTGACCTGCGTGTTGACCCCCTGCCGTgtgattggtgtgtgtgtgatgctgatgACCTTGGGAGCCATTGGAGCAGCCGTCTGGACCGTAG TTACGTATTGCACTATGGAAGAAGACACAGGACTGTATGATG TTCAGGTAAATTCTGCCGACCAGCATCTCAGGGTATACGACTCTGCCCAGAGGAGGTGGCGTCAGGTGTGTTCCTCCTCAGCCAATGAGCTtttagctagcattagctgtgAGGAAGTGGGCTTCATCAg TGTGGTGAATTACTCGGTCACATCAGTGCCAGAGGCCAGTGGAGATGGTGGAGAGTTCTtctgtgtcagacaggaagagcTCAGCTACGGCAAGAAAATCAAAGACTCCTTGTTCCCATG CGACTGTGAGAGCAGGGAGATTCTCACACTGTTGTGCCAAG ACTGTGGCAGGCGGAGTTTTGCGGCTGACCGTATAGTCGGTGGTGTGGATGCTCGGCAGGGCAGTTGGCCATGGCAGGTCAGCTTGCAGTACGATGGCGTTCATCAGTGTGGGGGCTCCATCATCTCAAATCGTTGGATTGTCTCAGCAGCGCACTGTTTTCCAGA GCGGTATCGCTTTGTTAATCGCTGGCGTGTGCTTCTGGGCTCCATCTATAACAAACCAGTTAACGCCAACGTGGCCGAGGTGAAGACCATCGTCTACCACAGCAGCTACCTTCCCTTTGTAGATGCTAACATCGATGACAACAGCAGGGACATTGCTGTTCTGGCCCTCTCTCAGCCCCTCACGTTCAGTG agTACATCCAGCCCGTTTGCTTGCCAGCTTATGGTCAAAGACTTATAGACGGGCAGATGGGAACGGTAACAGGCTGGGGAAATGTAGGATACTATG GCCATCTAGCAGATGTTCTCCAGGAGGCTACAATCCCCATCATCAGTGACACTGTGTGTAATGCTCCTGATTACTATGACAACCAGATCACCACCAGCATGTTCTGTGCTGGTTTTGAGAAAGGAGGCACTGATGCTTGCCAG TTGTGTGTGCTCTCAGGGCGACAGCGGGGGTCCTTTCGTGGCAGATGA
- the LOC137601763 gene encoding carcinoembryonic antigen-related cell adhesion molecule 1-like, producing METLVLLVLVIAPGVWSRDWEVIFYNQCVLRRSVVVIKCEYDYPRGHIVTGMDWYKVGPNEQLVPLSELQSPTGHFKYVGNYQGDCSLQINDVQQADTGKYYFHFSTILSSWMSKTFFDLHVQDLKSNVQPSIVAEGESVRLTCHLNCSTTLHVVWFRDGQPVWNPVFQAKREDAGKYYCAVWGRERVQSDPVALNVQYAPNKMTLSMTPSGDVVRGSSVTFTCHGDANPPVTRSGYALYKDGRLLQSGQNYTISDIQPGHSGWYRCHAWNNVSWRGSDLFNSTDVQLDVQYRPENVTIDRLTGSSSINLTCSSTANPAADSYTWFMRSDPTSSMLDVGSGQTLFIPSVEGQDTWLYICQASNRWGAKNSSEMPLISQQNYGNLSVSIIAGIGVLLFVALLLALLFWRKLMTRAGKKVSTSNTVSDLRSHKHNSSANDDPNSLYVNHTLPSYRPAAESPRSPLQHDAPTSHGNEIVYSSVTFSPRHPSRFKAEANTDSVIYAAVVTSN from the exons ATGGAAACTTTGGTTCTGCTTGTTCTGGTTATTGCTCCAG gtgtgtggAGCAGGGATTGGGAGGTGATCTTCTACAACCAGTGTGTTTTACGAAGGTCCGTAGTAGTTATTAAGTGCGAGTATGACTATCCCCGCGGCCATATAGTTACTGGGATGGACTGGTACAAAGTTGGTCCCAATGAACAACTGGTCCCCCTGTCAGAGCTGCAATCACCTACAGGCCACTTTAAATATGTGGGTAACTACCAGGGTGACTGCAGTCTGCAGATCAATGATGTTCAGCAAGCCGACACAGGAAAAtactattttcatttttctacaaTATTAAGCAGTTGGATGAGTAAAACATTCTTTGATTTACATGTTCAAG ACCTGAAGAGTAATGTACAGCCCAGCATTGTGGCAGAAGGAGAAAGTGTCAGGCTGACATGTCACCTGAATTGTTCCACGACGTTACACGTAGTCTGGTTCAGAGATGGACAACCTGTATGGAATCCAGTCTTCCAGGCCAAGAGGGAGGATGCTGGGAAATACTACTGTGCTGTCTGGGGAAGGGAAAGGGTCCAATCTGATCCTGTGGCTCTGAATGTtcagt ATGCTCCCAATAAGATGACTTTGTCAATGACTCCATCAGGAGATGTTGTCAGAGGAAGTTCAGTAACCTTTACCTGTCACGGGGATGCGAACCCACCTGTGACACGGAGTGGATACGCTCTGTATAAAGATGGACGGCTGCTCCAGTCAGGACAGAACTACACCATCTCTGACATCCAGCCCGGCCACAGCGGATGGTACCGCTGTCACGCCTGGAACAACGTCAGCTGGAGAGGCAGCGACCTCTTTAACTCCACAGACGTTCAACTGGATGTCCAGT ACCGTCCAGAGAATGTTACTATTGATCGTCTTACTGGGAGCAGCAGCATAAATCTGACCTGCAGCAGCACGGCTAACCCCGCAGCAGACAGCTACACCTGGTTCATGAGGTCAGACCCCACCAGCTCTATGTTGGATGTGGGCTCAGGACAGACGCTGTTTATTCCCTCTGTCGAGGGACAAGACACTTGGCTCTACATCTGTCAGGCCAGCAACCGATGGGGGGCAAAGAACTCCAGTGAGATGCCTCTGATCTCACAGCAGAACTATG GCAACCTGTCGGTCTCTATCATAGCTGGAATTGGGGTCCTCCTGTTTGTGGCACTTCTGTTAGCGCTTCTGTTCTG GAGAAAACTGATGACCCGTGCAGGGAAAAAAGTCAGTACATCTAAT ACTGTGTCAGACCTCAGGTCCCACAAGCACAACTCTTCTGCCAACGATGATCCCAACAGTCTCTATGTCAACCACACGCTGCCATCCTACCGGCCTGCAGCTGAGTCCCCTCGTTCACCCCTTCAACATGAT GCACCAACATCTCATGGCAATGAGATAGTTTACTCCAGCGTGACCTTCAGTCCCAGACATCCCAGCCG GTTTAAAGCTGAAGCAAACACAGACTCTGTGATCTATGCTGCTGTGGTAACATCCAACTGA
- the hpn gene encoding serine protease hepsin isoform X1: MYAEKVVTEGKMGSRGISLTCVLTPCRVIGVCVMLMTLGAIGAAVWTVVTYCTMEEDTGLYDVQVNSADQHLRVYDSAQRRWRQVCSSSANELLASISCEEVGFISVVNYSVTSVPEASGDGGEFFCVRQEELSYGKKIKDSLFPCDCESREILTLLCQDCGRRSFAADRIVGGVDARQGSWPWQVSLQYDGVHQCGGSIISNRWIVSAAHCFPERYRFVNRWRVLLGSIYNKPVNANVAEVKTIVYHSSYLPFVDANIDDNSRDIAVLALSQPLTFSEYIQPVCLPAYGQRLIDGQMGTVTGWGNVGYYGHLADVLQEATIPIISDTVCNAPDYYDNQITTSMFCAGFEKGGTDACQGDSGGPFVADDCLSKSSRYRLLGVVSWGTGCAMAKKPGVYTRVSRFLPWITTAMRNYHNLPGVHKMART; encoded by the exons atgTATGCTGAGAAGGTAGTGACGGAGGGGAAGATGG gGAGCAGGGGAATCTCTCTGACCTGCGTGTTGACCCCCTGCCGTgtgattggtgtgtgtgtgatgctgatgACCTTGGGAGCCATTGGAGCAGCCGTCTGGACCGTAG TTACGTATTGCACTATGGAAGAAGACACAGGACTGTATGATG TTCAGGTAAATTCTGCCGACCAGCATCTCAGGGTATACGACTCTGCCCAGAGGAGGTGGCGTCAGGTGTGTTCCTCCTCAGCCAATGAGCTtttagctagcattagctgtgAGGAAGTGGGCTTCATCAg TGTGGTGAATTACTCGGTCACATCAGTGCCAGAGGCCAGTGGAGATGGTGGAGAGTTCTtctgtgtcagacaggaagagcTCAGCTACGGCAAGAAAATCAAAGACTCCTTGTTCCCATG CGACTGTGAGAGCAGGGAGATTCTCACACTGTTGTGCCAAG ACTGTGGCAGGCGGAGTTTTGCGGCTGACCGTATAGTCGGTGGTGTGGATGCTCGGCAGGGCAGTTGGCCATGGCAGGTCAGCTTGCAGTACGATGGCGTTCATCAGTGTGGGGGCTCCATCATCTCAAATCGTTGGATTGTCTCAGCAGCGCACTGTTTTCCAGA GCGGTATCGCTTTGTTAATCGCTGGCGTGTGCTTCTGGGCTCCATCTATAACAAACCAGTTAACGCCAACGTGGCCGAGGTGAAGACCATCGTCTACCACAGCAGCTACCTTCCCTTTGTAGATGCTAACATCGATGACAACAGCAGGGACATTGCTGTTCTGGCCCTCTCTCAGCCCCTCACGTTCAGTG agTACATCCAGCCCGTTTGCTTGCCAGCTTATGGTCAAAGACTTATAGACGGGCAGATGGGAACGGTAACAGGCTGGGGAAATGTAGGATACTATG GCCATCTAGCAGATGTTCTCCAGGAGGCTACAATCCCCATCATCAGTGACACTGTGTGTAATGCTCCTGATTACTATGACAACCAGATCACCACCAGCATGTTCTGTGCTGGTTTTGAGAAAGGAGGCACTGATGCTTGCCAG GGCGACAGCGGGGGTCCTTTCGTGGCAGATGACTGTCTGTCTAAGAGCAGTCGGTATCGTCTGCTAGGGGTTGTGAGCTGGGGAACAGGCTGTGCCATGGCCAAAAAACCCGGCGTCTACACCAGAGTGTCCAGGTTTCTGCCCTGGATAACAACGGCAATGAGG AACTATCACAACTTACCAGGCGTTCACAAAATGGCCCGGACATGA
- the LOC137601765 gene encoding junctional adhesion molecule A-like isoform X1 has product MWVDGGAAQSCWLLLTLSLKGVLAGDWSVRLPSSPICAVVGSSVVLPCSYDYPQSSNGSKEEGQHSPQGGEGQYKVLSEMWCLEDSRCITPRYVFHSSGILLDPSYNNRVQFLGQPGTKNCSLRLSDVRQSDSGAYVFYLITSHPTQKMPEQRGVQLLVADSSTAVTVLSSPPRGITEGGPLRLACCGPAVGPQARFRWYKTTSLSSAHTGRVWSIREVTSDESGSYYCQVETGDEVHNSTLLHVDVEYPPRDTVVSVSPPGDLQDDLPVTLTCSSDANPAVHTYLWYQGAACLPTEDKSFHSARQSLAAPTGGDLTLSSANISTAEDGPHCCVARNIHGSQTSSMTLRNTRAGNTFVIIGVTIGVLLAITAIVAFLMIRRRKPSTHHSYVLTATSATAP; this is encoded by the exons ATGTGGGTGGATGGAGGAGCTGCACAGAGCTGCTGGCTGCTGCTCACACTGTCTCTGAAAG GTGTGCTGGCTGGTGACTGGTCAGTTCGTCTCCCCTCCAGTCCTATCTGTGCTGTGGTTGGTTCCTCAGTGGTTCTGCCTTGTTCTTATGACTACCCTCAAAGTTCTAATGGAAGCAAGGAAGAGGGCCAGCACTCTCCTCAA GGAGGAGAGGGCCAGTATAAAGTGTTGTCTGAGATGTGGTGTCTTGAAGACAGCCGCTGTATCACACCAAG ATATGTCTTCCACAGCTCTGGTATCCTCCTGGACCCATCCTATAACAACCGGGTGCAGTTCTTGGGGCAACCGGGAACAAAGAACTGTTCTCTGAGGCTTTCAGACGtgagacagtcagacagtggGGCGTATGTTTTCTACCTCATCACTAGTCACCCCACACAGAAGATGCCTGAGCAGAGAGGTGTGCAGCTGCTAGTGGCAG ACTCGTCCACGGCAGTCACCGTATTATCGAGTCCCCCAAGAGGAATAACAGAGGGGGGGCCCTTACGTCTGGCCTGCTGCGGCCCTGCAGTCGGTCCACAGGCCCGTTTCAGATGGTACAAGACCACCAGCCTGAGTTCAGCTCACACAGGACGGGTGTGGAGCATCAGGGAGGTCACATCTGATGAGTCTGGCAGCTACTACTGTCAGGTAGAGACCGGAGACGAGGTCCACAACTCTACTCTGCTGCATGTTGATGTCGAGT ACCCCCCTCGAGACACAGTGGTCTCAGTCTCTCCTCCTGGAGACCTGCAGGACGACCTTCCTGTGACTCTGACCTGCAGCAGCGATGCTAACCCAGCTGTTCACACCTACTTGTGGTACCAGGGTGCAGCATGTCTCCCTACAGAAGACAAAAGCTTTCACTCAGCAAGACAATCTCTGGCTGCACCCACAGGAGGAGACCTGACACTCAGCAGTGCTAACATCAGCACCGCTGAGGACGGACCGCATTGCTGTGTAGCACGAAACATTCACGGGTCACAGACCTCCAGCATGACGCTCAGAAATACCAGAG CAGGAAACACGTTTGTGATTATTGGAGTGACTATCGGTGTTCTTCTGGCAATTACAGCCATCGTGGCTTTTCTCATGATAAG GAGACGGAAGCCGTCCACACACCACTCCTATGTCCTCACTGCTACTAGTGCTACAGCACCTTGA